From the genome of bacterium:
GCGCCGGCAGATCGTGTGGTCGTGGTGACGGTCCGACAGCCCGAAGTGGGCGACGCCGCGGATGTCGACCTCTTCCACGAGGCCGGCCCTCCGCATCCGCTCGAGGATGCGGTAGGCGGTGACGAGACCGAGCCCGTCGGTGCGGCGTTGCGCACGCTGCCAGACGTTCTGACACGTCGCGAGGTGGCGGCCGGCGGCAAGAGTTTCGAGCACCGCCACGCGCTGCGGTGTGACGCGCAGGCCGGCGCGGCGAAGCAGGGCGTGGAGACGATGTCGGGTCACCGTCCACCTCCGGGTCTGGACACCGCGTTTCTTCCGATAGTTATTTTCTTATGAAAATGACTGTCGTCTACACTCGACACTGTAGCGGAGCGGCGGCCGCGCGTCAAGCGAAGCGACAGAGGCTAGGGGCTCAGCAGGCGGCCGTGCGGCGCGGACGGTATCACCGCGGCCGCCGCGAGATCCACGGCGGTGATCGCGAGGCCCGTCGGGATGAAGGAACGCCGCCGTGTTCGTGGGAAGGAGAGGTGCATGATCATACGCGCATCGTACGACCTGCTTCCGCTTCAGATTTTCCTCGGCACCTTGGCCGTCCTCGCGTTCGTCGCGGGGGCGGATGCCGCCGCGCAGCGCCATCCGGTCGCCGTCATCCACACGACCCTCGGCGACCTTCGCTGCGAGCTGTTTCCGGACAAGGCGCCGAAGGCGGCGGGCAACTTCATCGGCCTCGCCACCGGCAAGAAGGACTGGGTGGATCCGCGAACCGGCAAGGCCCAGCACAACAAGCCGTATTACAACGGCATCGTTTTTCACCGCGTTATTCCCGGGTTCGTGATTCAGGGTGGCGATCCGACCGGAACCGGAACCGGCGGCCCGGGTTACCGCTTCGAGGACGAGCTGCACGCCGATCTGGTCTTCGATCGCCCGGGACGGCTGGCCATGGCCAACGCCGGTCCCAACACCAACGGATCGCAGTTCTTCATCACGGAGGCGCCGCTGCCCGGTCTCAACCCGTGCCTCGACGAGGCCGGCTGCGTGCGGGGCGGCCGCCTCGTGCCGAAGGGCACCGGCTATACGATCTTCGGCCAGTGTGACGACAAGTCGGTCGAGTTGGTCAAGCGCATCGCGCGGATGCCGCGCGACGCCAACGACCGCCCGGAGCAGCCGGTGGCGATCACGCGCGTCGAGATCATCGACGCGCCGTAGCGGCTCGGACGGCGCCGGCATGGCCCAGCGCGTCGCGGTCGTCGGTGGGGGAGCCGTCGGCAGCTCGGTCGCCTACTTTCTCGCGAGCCATCCGCGGTTTCGGGGCAGCGTCGTGGTGATCGAACGCGATCCGAGCTACCGCTACGCGTCGTCCGCGCTCTCGGCGAGCGCGATCCGCCAGCAGTTTTCCACGCCGGTCAACATCGAAATCTCCCGCTTCGGCATCGACTTTCTGCGGCATATCGGCGCGCATCTTTCGGTCGGCGGCGATCGCGCCGACGTCGGGCTGGCGGAGCCCGGTTACCTCTTTCTCGCGACCGCGGCAGGCGTGCCGGTGCTCGAGCAGAACCACCGGGTCCAGCGCGAGCACGGCGTCGACGTGACCCTGCTCACCCCGGGGCAGCTGGCTCGGCATTTTCCGTGGATGAACGTCGGGAGCATCGCCGCCGCCTCACTCGGCCTCTCGGGCGAAGGCTGGTTCGACGGGTACGCGCTGCTGCAGGCGTTTCGCCGCAAGGCGTTGTCGCTCGGGGTCACCTACACGGCGCAGGCCGCGGCCGGGTTTGTCCGGGCCGGACGGCGCGTGACGGCGGTGACGCTGGCCGACGGGTCGACGGTGCCGTGCGACGCCGCGGTCAACGCGGCGGGACCGTGGGCCGCCAAGGTCGCGGCGATGCTCGAGATCGATCTGCCGGTGCGCGCGCGCCGCCGCTGCGTGTTTCTGTTTGCCTGCCGCACCGGGCTGCCCGGCTGCCCGCTCGTGATCGACCCGTCGGGCATTTGGTTCCGCGCGGACGGGCCGAACTTTCTGACGGGCGCGCCGCCGCGGAGCGGCGAGCCCGATCCCGACGACGCGCCCCTCGACGAAGTGGACGAACGGTTATTCCCCGACCGCATCTGGCCCGTGCTCGCCGGACGGGTCCCGGCGTTCGAGGCGGTCAAGGTCTTGAAGAGCTGGGCCGGATACTACGAGTACAACACCGTGGACCACAACGGGATCGTCGGACCGCATCCGGCGTACGAAAACGTCGTCTTTGCCAACGGCTTCAGCGGGCACGGGCTGCAGCAGTCCCCCGCGGTCGGCCGCGGCGTCGCGGAGTTGATCGTCGACGGCGGCTACCGCACCCTCGACTTGACCCCGCTTGCGTTCGACCGGCTGCTCCAGGGCCGGCGCCTCGTCGAGCTCAACGTCATCTAGTCTCGTTCACTCCGACCGCTGCACCGATACGATCGGATGTTCCCGGGCCGGCGGCGCCTGTTCGAGCCCGACGCGGCCGATCGCGATGTCGGCGACAAAATAGTTTTCGCCCCGCACCGGGGAGCCCGCCAGCCGTCGGCGCGTCGCGAGCTGTCCGAGGTGCGTCAACGCGTCCGCGATCGGTCCCTGAAACAGCCGCTCCGCGGGCGCCTCGATCGGCGCCGGCGAGGCGAGGTAGGCGTCGAACGCCGCGAGCGCGCCGAAGAACCGCTCCACCTCGCCCCCCCACTCGCCGGGCGCCGAATTGTGCCACGCCGACCGGCCTGTGGCCATCGACAGGGCCCAACCCATGAGATCGCCCATGTGCGAGAGGATGCGCGCCGGCGTCATCGCCGTCGGCTCCGCGAGCAGGAAGCCGCCGAAGCCGGGCGGCGCGTCCCGCACGGTTTTCGCGGTCCGGTAGGCCAGCGTTGCGAGGCAGTGCCGCAGCCACGTGCGCTCATCCATCATGGCGTCGAGGTCACCTCCGTCGTGTGAATCGCGCGCGGCCGGTCGAGCAGCCCGCGCGCCGCCTGGACGATGCCGCCCGGCAGCGCGATCACGATCGCGATGAACAGCAGGCCGAAGATGAGAAGATGGAGTTCGCCGAGCCGCAGGGCCAGCGCCTCCCGCAGCGCCAGGAAGACGAGCGCGCCGGCGATCGGGCCGGCCACCGTGCCGACGCCGCCGAGATAGACGATCAGCAGCGGATCGAACGTCCAGAGCGGGCTGAAGGCGAAGCTCGGATAGAAGCCGACGTGGTAGTAGGCGAAGACGCCCCCGGCGGCGCCCGCGAGCGCGCTCGAGATCACGAACGCCGCCAGCGTGTGTCCGTACGCGTTCACGCCGACGCTCTCGGCGACCGCTTCGTCTTCGCGCACGGCCACAAGGCCCCGGCCGAATCGCGAGCGCGCGATCCACGCGGCGGCGCCGGTGGTGACGGCCGCGAGGCCGAGGGCCAGATAGTAGCGCGGCGCGAGCGTGTACGCGGCGAGCGCGCGCGGCGGCAGCGCGGCGATCTCGGGCAGCACATTGCCCGCCGTGATCCGCAGAATCTCCGCGACGGCGAGCGTGCCGATCGCGAAGTACGGCCCGCGAAGCCGCAGCGCCGGCGCGCCGATGAGGACTCCCGTCGCCGCCGCGACGCCGGTGCCGGCCCCCAGCGCCGCGGCGATCGGCGTGCCGGCCGTCCACAGAAACCGCGTCGTCAGCGCACCCAGGCCGAAGAGCGCCGCGTGGCCGAGGTTGACCTGGCCGCTGAACCCGCCGAGTACGTTCCAGGACTGCGCCAGCGCGATGTACAGCAGCACGAGGAACGTCCAGGAGAGGACGGCGCGGCTGTGCGTGAGGACCGGAAGAAGCGCCGCCGCGACCGCGGCGGCGGCGAGCGCCGCGCCGCCGAGGGTCAGGCGGGCGTTCGTCATCCGCGCGCGAACAGGCCCTGCGGCCGGATGGCGAGGACGGCCAGAAACAGGACGAGGCCCGCCACTTCCCGGTAGGCGTTTCCGAGCAGCACGCCGCTCACGGATTCCACCACACCGAGACCGAGCCCGGCGATGAAGGCGCCGGCGACGCTGCCGAGCCCGCCGAGCACCACGACGATCAGCGCCTTGAGCGTCCACGCGAGGCCGATCGATGGACTGACCGCGTCGGTGACGGCGGCCAACGTTCCGGCGACACCGGCGAGCGCGCTCCCGAGTCCGAACGCCGACAGAAAGACCGCCGGGACCGGGATACCGGCCAGCGACGCCGCGTCGACGTCCTCCGCGGTG
Proteins encoded in this window:
- a CDS encoding Fur family transcriptional regulator translates to MTRHRLHALLRRAGLRVTPQRVAVLETLAAGRHLATCQNVWQRAQRRTDGLGLVTAYRILERMRRAGLVEEVDIRGVAHFGLSDRHHDHTICRRCGTIEATDGCLLDSLAGKRLRGTGFLVQGHRLDLLGLCQSCQRAG
- a CDS encoding peptidylprolyl isomerase; translated protein: MIIRASYDLLPLQIFLGTLAVLAFVAGADAAAQRHPVAVIHTTLGDLRCELFPDKAPKAAGNFIGLATGKKDWVDPRTGKAQHNKPYYNGIVFHRVIPGFVIQGGDPTGTGTGGPGYRFEDELHADLVFDRPGRLAMANAGPNTNGSQFFITEAPLPGLNPCLDEAGCVRGGRLVPKGTGYTIFGQCDDKSVELVKRIARMPRDANDRPEQPVAITRVEIIDAP
- a CDS encoding FAD-binding oxidoreductase, translating into MAQRVAVVGGGAVGSSVAYFLASHPRFRGSVVVIERDPSYRYASSALSASAIRQQFSTPVNIEISRFGIDFLRHIGAHLSVGGDRADVGLAEPGYLFLATAAGVPVLEQNHRVQREHGVDVTLLTPGQLARHFPWMNVGSIAAASLGLSGEGWFDGYALLQAFRRKALSLGVTYTAQAAAGFVRAGRRVTAVTLADGSTVPCDAAVNAAGPWAAKVAAMLEIDLPVRARRRCVFLFACRTGLPGCPLVIDPSGIWFRADGPNFLTGAPPRSGEPDPDDAPLDEVDERLFPDRIWPVLAGRVPAFEAVKVLKSWAGYYEYNTVDHNGIVGPHPAYENVVFANGFSGHGLQQSPAVGRGVAELIVDGGYRTLDLTPLAFDRLLQGRRLVELNVI
- a CDS encoding branched-chain amino acid ABC transporter permease, which gives rise to MTNARLTLGGAALAAAAVAAALLPVLTHSRAVLSWTFLVLLYIALAQSWNVLGGFSGQVNLGHAALFGLGALTTRFLWTAGTPIAAALGAGTGVAAATGVLIGAPALRLRGPYFAIGTLAVAEILRITAGNVLPEIAALPPRALAAYTLAPRYYLALGLAAVTTGAAAWIARSRFGRGLVAVREDEAVAESVGVNAYGHTLAAFVISSALAGAAGGVFAYYHVGFYPSFAFSPLWTFDPLLIVYLGGVGTVAGPIAGALVFLALREALALRLGELHLLIFGLLFIAIVIALPGGIVQAARGLLDRPRAIHTTEVTSTP